One genomic segment of Corynebacterium durum includes these proteins:
- a CDS encoding MFS transporter, whose product MTDPAPDTASVPAPDTASDPAAPYPLRWWGLAVLCCAIAILAIDTTVLNFAIPAITTDLYPSATQMLWVVDVYAFVVAALLVTMGTVGDRIGRRRLLLWGAFFFGLASVAAAFSRTPEMLIAARAVQGAAGATLMPSTLSLIRSMFNNAAERARAVSLWVAVYSVGAAVGPLLGGFLLENFHWGSVFLINVPLVAAIILGGLCVLPKSAPTNTDLFDVKGAVLSIIALFSLVYVIKVLPVEGPSLLVALAAVTTAVTGFLLTRHVRSTPHPLIDVALLKDPVYTTVVVVNGVSMFLYIGMLFYLSQYLQLVLGYSPVQTALMMIPGLLSSLVATLITGRIMTGLSSRKILIRAFLITAVASLILGADALAVFEHIGGSGVWLGIGFAVLGVGVGMIDPVSNDFILSAAPPDRAGAAASLSETGYELGGAFGTAVLGSVLLAVYGYRLSLTTHVPEAARESLTRAHELAAGDAQVIAAADDAFRLGVVASSIVAAAAALGVALLVARFVPKHT is encoded by the coding sequence ATGACCGACCCCGCCCCAGACACCGCTTCAGTCCCCGCCCCAGACACCGCTTCAGACCCCGCCGCACCTTACCCTCTCCGCTGGTGGGGCCTCGCGGTATTGTGTTGCGCTATTGCCATTTTGGCTATTGACACAACGGTGTTGAATTTCGCCATTCCCGCGATTACCACGGATCTTTACCCCTCCGCCACCCAAATGCTGTGGGTGGTGGATGTGTATGCATTTGTGGTGGCGGCGTTGCTGGTTACCATGGGCACGGTGGGGGATCGTATTGGCCGTCGCCGTTTGTTGTTGTGGGGCGCGTTTTTCTTTGGTCTCGCCTCGGTCGCGGCGGCGTTTTCACGCACACCAGAAATGCTGATCGCGGCTCGCGCGGTGCAGGGCGCCGCAGGTGCCACGCTGATGCCGTCCACGTTGTCGCTGATCAGGTCCATGTTTAACAACGCAGCAGAGCGTGCCCGCGCGGTGTCGTTGTGGGTGGCGGTGTATTCGGTGGGTGCCGCGGTCGGCCCGTTGCTGGGCGGCTTTTTGCTGGAGAATTTTCACTGGGGCTCGGTGTTTCTGATTAATGTTCCGCTGGTCGCGGCGATTATTCTCGGTGGCCTGTGTGTTCTTCCGAAAAGCGCCCCCACAAACACCGATCTTTTTGATGTCAAAGGCGCGGTACTCAGCATTATTGCGCTGTTTTCGCTAGTGTATGTGATCAAGGTTCTGCCGGTCGAGGGCCCATCGCTCTTGGTCGCCCTCGCTGCCGTCACAACAGCAGTGACGGGCTTTCTCCTCACACGCCATGTGCGTTCCACACCCCACCCGCTTATCGACGTCGCGTTACTTAAGGACCCCGTGTATACCACCGTTGTGGTGGTCAATGGCGTGTCCATGTTTTTGTATATTGGCATGCTGTTTTATTTGAGCCAGTATTTGCAATTGGTGCTGGGTTATAGCCCCGTGCAGACAGCATTGATGATGATTCCGGGGCTGCTGAGTTCGCTGGTGGCCACGCTGATTACGGGCCGTATCATGACGGGCTTGTCCTCACGTAAAATTCTCATTCGCGCGTTTCTGATTACCGCAGTGGCCAGCCTTATTCTCGGGGCGGATGCGCTCGCTGTGTTTGAGCATATTGGTGGCTCTGGTGTGTGGCTGGGCATTGGTTTTGCGGTGCTCGGTGTCGGCGTGGGAATGATCGACCCGGTGAGTAATGACTTTATTTTGTCCGCAGCACCGCCGGACCGTGCGGGAGCCGCGGCGTCGTTAAGCGAAACGGGCTATGAGCTGGGCGGTGCGTTTGGTACGGCGGTGCTGGGCTCGGTGCTGCTGGCCGTCTACGGGTACCGGCTCAGCCTCACCACTCATGTTCCGGAGGCGGCGCGGGAGTCCCTGACCAGGGCGCATGAGCTGGCGGCGGGGGATGCGCAGGTGATTGCGGCGGCGGATGATGCGTTTCGGCTGGGGGTCGTGGCATCCTCAATCGTGGCAGCGGCGGCGGCGCTGGGAGTAGCCCTTCTGGTGGCGCGGTTTGTGCCCAAACATACCTAA